A stretch of Eleutherodactylus coqui strain aEleCoq1 chromosome 2, aEleCoq1.hap1, whole genome shotgun sequence DNA encodes these proteins:
- the LOC136613057 gene encoding uncharacterized protein isoform X3: MPSPGASTASRDGPAGGSERQPVPGANTELRRSQRLKVQAAEIKGKPQEEDLYSWGERKDGETAEQLATCFNKYKREFEAISGKLKKLQHEVQGLKALLETCSRDQKKDYQDEIKNIMEEIKKLTARKDAIKANGGSMSENWRHQERFNRNIPSYTSSEESAEEGCRGKTQLSASLQQHSNTARSQGVNEQSPRGSQGKQRTGHESDASIPARQADPPLSGSSMEEESDSGGYLLSEIQKMEAPPDLSKLCFGNETPEEDTRIRAKGQAKKATVEVYKRRNRACK, from the coding sequence ATGCCCTCGCCTGGGGCATCCACTGCCTCCCGGGATGGACCGGCGGGGGGCAGCGAGAGGCAGCCGGTTCCAGGAGCCAATACAGAATTAAGGAGGTCGCAGAGACTGAAAGTGCAAGCGGCAGAAATTAAAGGTAAGCCCCAGGAGGAAGATCTGTACTCCTGGGGTGAAAGAAAGGATGGAGAGACAGCGGAGCAATTAGCCACCTGCTTTAATAAGTACAAGCGGGAGTTTGAGGCAATAAGCGGCAAATTGAAGAAACTGCAGCATGAAGTGCAGGGTCTGAAAGCCCTGCTAGAGACATGCTCAAGAGACCAAAAGAAAGACTATCAGGACGAAATAAAGAACATAATGGAGGAAATTAAGAAACTGACGGCAAGAAAAGACGCTATAAAGGCAAACGGAGGCAGTATGTcggagaactggagacaccaggagCGCTTTAATAGGAATATTCCATCCTATACCAGCAGTGAAGAGAGTGCAGAGGAAGGCTGCAGAGGGAAAACCCAGCTTTCTGCAAGCCTGCAGCAGCATTCAAACACTGCTAGATCGCAGGGGGTTAATGAACAGAGCCCCAGAGGCAGCCAAGGAAAGCAGAGGACGGGTCACGAGTCTGACGCTAGCATCCCGGCAAGACAAGCCGACCCGCCCCTCTCAGGTTCATCCATGGAAGAGGAAAGTGACAGCGGCGGGTATCTACTCAGCGAGATCCAGAAAATGGAGGCCCCCCCGGATTTGAGCAAGCTGTGCTTCGGGAACGAGACACCTGAAGAGGACACCCGTATCCGCGCAAAAGGCCAGGCGAAGAAGGCTACAGTGGAAGTG
- the LOC136613057 gene encoding uncharacterized protein isoform X2, with protein MPSPGASTASRDGPAGGSERQPVPGANTELRRSQRLKVQAAEIKGKPQEEDLYSWGERKDGETAEQLATCFNKYKREFEAISGKLKKLQHEVQGLKALLETCSRDQKKDYQDEIKNIMEEIKKLTARKDAIKANGGSMSENWRHQERFNRNIPSYTSSEESAEEGCRGKTQLSASLQQHSNTARSQGVNEQSPRGSQGKQRTGHESDASIPARQADPPLSGSSMEEESDSGGYLLSEIQKMEAPPDLSKLCFGNETPEEDTRIRAKGQAKKATVEVIPLGWVEVYGN; from the coding sequence ATGCCCTCGCCTGGGGCATCCACTGCCTCCCGGGATGGACCGGCGGGGGGCAGCGAGAGGCAGCCGGTTCCAGGAGCCAATACAGAATTAAGGAGGTCGCAGAGACTGAAAGTGCAAGCGGCAGAAATTAAAGGTAAGCCCCAGGAGGAAGATCTGTACTCCTGGGGTGAAAGAAAGGATGGAGAGACAGCGGAGCAATTAGCCACCTGCTTTAATAAGTACAAGCGGGAGTTTGAGGCAATAAGCGGCAAATTGAAGAAACTGCAGCATGAAGTGCAGGGTCTGAAAGCCCTGCTAGAGACATGCTCAAGAGACCAAAAGAAAGACTATCAGGACGAAATAAAGAACATAATGGAGGAAATTAAGAAACTGACGGCAAGAAAAGACGCTATAAAGGCAAACGGAGGCAGTATGTcggagaactggagacaccaggagCGCTTTAATAGGAATATTCCATCCTATACCAGCAGTGAAGAGAGTGCAGAGGAAGGCTGCAGAGGGAAAACCCAGCTTTCTGCAAGCCTGCAGCAGCATTCAAACACTGCTAGATCGCAGGGGGTTAATGAACAGAGCCCCAGAGGCAGCCAAGGAAAGCAGAGGACGGGTCACGAGTCTGACGCTAGCATCCCGGCAAGACAAGCCGACCCGCCCCTCTCAGGTTCATCCATGGAAGAGGAAAGTGACAGCGGCGGGTATCTACTCAGCGAGATCCAGAAAATGGAGGCCCCCCCGGATTTGAGCAAGCTGTGCTTCGGGAACGAGACACCTGAAGAGGACACCCGTATCCGCGCAAAAGGCCAGGCGAAGAAGGCTACAGTGGAAGTG